In Corylus avellana chromosome ca2, CavTom2PMs-1.0, the following proteins share a genomic window:
- the LOC132169391 gene encoding uncharacterized protein LOC132169391: MEIYVDDMLVKSVLPQDHVTNLRETFATLKKYGMKLNPSKCAFGVASGKFLGYMVSSRRIEANPEKIQAVLDMQSPKNLKLLQQLIGRIAALNRFISRSTDKCLPFFKVLRKAFEWTNECEEAFGQLKRYLATSPLLSQTIPGEILYLYLAVSPTAVSAALVREEEGVQKPVYFISRALRGAEERYPQKELRKLDLWGRLANWAIELGEFDIEFLPRNSLKGQALADFLAQFTNLPDITSWPSDETWVIYVDGSSTKKHGGAGVVMITPDGEELCSSLKLKFKTTNNEAEYEAVLAGLGLALEMGAKFVEIRSDSQVIVGHIRGEFEAKGDKMKLYLSKVQDLQALFNKFSIVKILRPENERADQLTRIASIASKEIEAETPIQILPQSSVTETVLVSTSENIPNWQLEIVEYLEKGVLP, encoded by the exons ATGGAAATATACGTcgatgacatgctagtcaagaGTGTGCTGCCGCAGGACCATGTAACCAACTTGCGAGAGACGTTTGCAACCTTGAAGAAATatgggatgaagttgaatccctcAAAGTGTGCGTTTGGAGTTGCATCAGGGAAATTCCTCGGTTACATGGTGTCGAGCCGAAGAATAGAAGCTAACCCTGAAAAGATACAAGCTGTCTTAGATATGCAGTCTCCGAAAAATTTGAAGCTGCTCCAGCAGTTGATAGGAAGGATAGCGGCACTAAATCGGTTCATTTCGCGATCAACCGATAAGTGTCTTCCGTTTTTCAAAGTCTTGCGAAAGGCCTTTGAATGGACGAACGAATGTGAAGAAGCCTTTGGACAGCTAAAGAGGTATCTAGCAACCTCGCCTTTGCTAAGTCAAACGATACCTGGAGAaatattgtatttgtatttagcTGTGTCTCCCACGGCTGTGAGTGCAGCATTAGTCCGAGAAGAGGAAGGAGTTCAAAAACCTGTATATTTTATTAGCAGAGCTCTGCGAGGTGCAGAAGAAAGATATCCTCAG AAAGAACTAAGAAAGCTAGATCTGTGGGGAAGATTAGCTAACTGGGCTATTGAGCTGGGAGAATTCGATATTGAGTTTCTCCCTCGGAATTCTCTCAAGGGCCAGGCACTGGCTGATTTTCTAGCACAATTTACTAATTTGCCAGACATCACCAGCTGGCCAAGTGATGAGACCTGGGTAATTTACGTAGATGGATCATCTACAAAGAAGCATGGTGGAGCCGGGGTAGTAATGATTACTCCCGATGGGGAAGAATTATGTAGTTCATTAAAGTTGAAGTTCAAGACCACAAATAACGAGGCCGAGTACGAGGCAGTCTTggcaggactcggtttagctcTTGAAATGGGAGCCAAATTTGTAGAAATACGAAGTGACTCTCAAGTCATTGTAGGGCACATCCGAGGGGAATTTGAAGCCAAGGGAGACAAGATGAAGTTATACTTATCCAAAGTGCAGGATTTGCAAGCTTTATTCAATAAGTTTAGCATTGTGAAAATTCTGAGGCCAGAAAATGAGAGAGCGGACCAGTTGACCCGAATAGCCTCAATAGCCAGTAAAGAGATTGAAGCCGAGACTcctatccaaattcttccacaGTCATCAGTTACCGAGACGGTGTTGGTCTCGACATCCGAGAACATACCTAATTGGCAACTAGAAATTGTGGAATACCTGGAAAAAGGAGTACTTCCCTAA